One window from the genome of Desulfobotulus pelophilus encodes:
- a CDS encoding PAS domain S-box protein: MKSKGFSLRTTFLVPILGLTFLAVAGAWPLYHLTASRIIHGAVDSLQEEIAARIADHLEHLLDHPQRINATNARLMTTGLLNQKDQEELERHFLGQIRENPEVSSIYFGNTRGGLATSGREHTGDATYFISTDHFETGFFRKFAVTEEDGRGELLQYFPGFDSRVRPWFTKALKEGRPVWSDIYFLFSTDEMAISASRPLWDGGGELAGVVAVDLFLFHIHEFLQSMKIAKNGHAFIMEKTGHMVASSHHEKDCMLDESRKPVRVSAFQSSCAITRSVAETFLSEKEEGLVGYDRNKAAVRVGSDTYLVSLTPLQDEWGIDWLIFVVIPEKDFMGEIREARQKTLLLLSVVLLAGFVLALTIIERVAGPILQLNTAARRLGKGQAPEPIVVGRVPVEIQELLRSFLHMDEALRRHMQALSHEIQERKDAEASLKEKSRHLQAILDNAMDGIITIDSFGTVDSVNKAARRIFGYESSEVVGCNIRMLMPEPYHSEHDSYLARYRETGIPRVIDIGREVSGRRKSGDVFPLELSVTRLERESHTLFIGIVRDITERKRVENMKDAFVSTVSHELRTPLTAIRGGLGLLAGGALGPVPEKMQNLLQIACKNTERLTLIINDLLDMEKLIAGEMHFDRKVQAVFHLVARSMEENQPYADQYGVRLVLERETEDNLYVWTDALRFQQVMSNLLSNAVKFSPPQGCVRVRLSVEGERVRVSVEDEGLGIPEAFKDKIFEKFSQADGTDQRQKGGTGLGLAISREIMAHMGGEIGFLSEEGKGATFFCYLPVANKSGEDL, translated from the coding sequence ATGAAAAGTAAGGGATTTTCCCTGCGTACAACTTTTCTGGTTCCCATCCTTGGCCTTACTTTTCTTGCCGTGGCAGGTGCCTGGCCCCTTTATCATCTTACGGCATCCAGAATTATCCATGGAGCCGTGGACAGCCTGCAGGAAGAAATTGCTGCAAGAATTGCCGACCATCTGGAACACCTTCTGGACCATCCCCAGAGAATTAATGCAACCAATGCCAGACTGATGACAACCGGCCTCCTGAACCAGAAGGATCAGGAAGAACTGGAACGTCATTTTTTGGGGCAGATCCGTGAAAATCCCGAGGTCAGCAGTATTTATTTCGGCAATACCAGAGGGGGGCTTGCCACCTCCGGCAGAGAGCATACAGGTGATGCTACCTATTTTATCTCGACGGATCATTTTGAGACAGGGTTTTTCAGGAAGTTTGCCGTTACAGAAGAGGACGGACGGGGCGAGTTGCTCCAGTATTTTCCCGGATTCGACAGCCGGGTGCGGCCCTGGTTCACAAAGGCTCTGAAAGAGGGAAGGCCTGTATGGAGTGATATCTATTTTCTTTTTAGTACGGATGAAATGGCCATTTCCGCCAGCAGGCCCCTGTGGGATGGAGGGGGAGAATTGGCTGGAGTGGTGGCGGTGGATCTTTTTCTTTTTCATATCCATGAATTTCTTCAAAGTATGAAAATAGCCAAAAACGGTCATGCCTTTATCATGGAAAAAACGGGCCATATGGTGGCCAGTTCCCACCATGAAAAGGATTGTATGCTGGATGAAAGCAGGAAGCCGGTAAGGGTTTCTGCCTTTCAAAGCTCCTGTGCCATCACCCGCAGTGTGGCAGAAACTTTTCTCTCAGAAAAGGAAGAGGGGCTGGTGGGCTATGATCGGAACAAAGCGGCCGTAAGGGTGGGAAGTGATACATATCTTGTTTCCCTGACCCCGCTTCAGGATGAATGGGGCATAGACTGGCTGATTTTTGTGGTGATTCCGGAAAAGGATTTCATGGGAGAGATACGGGAGGCCAGACAGAAAACCCTTCTTTTGCTCAGTGTGGTTCTTTTGGCTGGTTTTGTGCTGGCCCTTACCATCATAGAAAGAGTTGCCGGTCCAATATTACAGCTTAATACAGCAGCCCGGCGTCTTGGGAAAGGTCAGGCCCCTGAGCCCATTGTTGTTGGCAGGGTACCTGTTGAGATTCAGGAACTGTTGCGGAGTTTTTTGCATATGGATGAAGCCCTGCGCCGTCATATGCAGGCTCTTTCCCATGAGATTCAGGAACGAAAAGATGCGGAAGCAAGTCTGAAAGAAAAGTCCCGTCATCTCCAGGCCATTTTAGACAATGCCATGGACGGTATCATCACCATAGATTCCTTCGGAACGGTGGATTCAGTCAATAAGGCGGCCAGACGGATATTCGGGTATGAAAGCTCTGAAGTGGTGGGTTGCAATATCCGCATGCTCATGCCGGAACCCTACCACAGTGAACATGACAGCTATCTTGCCCGTTACAGGGAAACGGGTATTCCACGGGTGATCGATATTGGCAGGGAAGTATCCGGAAGGCGGAAAAGCGGTGATGTCTTTCCTCTGGAATTGTCTGTTACCCGGCTGGAAAGGGAGAGTCATACCCTTTTTATCGGCATTGTACGGGATATCACAGAGAGAAAACGTGTGGAAAATATGAAAGATGCCTTTGTGTCTACGGTCAGCCATGAGCTGCGTACACCCCTGACCGCCATACGGGGAGGGCTGGGGCTTCTCGCAGGGGGGGCTCTGGGACCTGTGCCGGAAAAAATGCAGAATCTGTTACAAATAGCCTGTAAAAATACGGAACGATTAACCCTGATCATCAACGATCTGCTGGACATGGAAAAGCTCATTGCCGGAGAAATGCATTTTGACAGGAAGGTTCAAGCTGTTTTTCACCTTGTTGCCCGTTCCATGGAAGAAAATCAGCCCTATGCCGATCAGTATGGGGTGCGCCTTGTGCTGGAGAGGGAGACAGAGGATAATCTGTATGTCTGGACCGATGCCCTTCGTTTTCAGCAGGTAATGAGCAATCTGCTTTCCAACGCAGTCAAATTTTCACCGCCTCAGGGCTGTGTACGGGTTAGGCTTTCCGTGGAGGGGGAGCGGGTCCGGGTTTCTGTGGAAGATGAGGGGCTTGGTATCCCGGAAGCTTTCAAAGATAAGATTTTTGAAAAATTCTCTCAGGCCGATGGAACGGATCAGAGGCAGAAAGGGGGAACGGGGCTTGGCCTTGCCATTAGCCGTGAAATTATGGCACATATGGGAGGGGAAATCGGTTTTTTGTCTGAAGAGGGAAAGGGAGCTACCTTTTTTTGTTACCTGCCGGTGGCAAATAAATCAGGGGAGGATCTGTGA
- a CDS encoding response regulator yields MSTLHRIAYVEDEKDIQEVAKMALELVGGFSVAVFSSGQEALEKMAAFAPQLILLDVMMPGLDGPTTLAMLREQEGLTDVPAIFMTAKVQTHEVARYEALGAVDVIAKPFDPMTLAGQLKEIWDNLP; encoded by the coding sequence GTGAGCACATTGCATCGCATTGCCTATGTGGAAGATGAAAAGGATATTCAGGAGGTTGCCAAAATGGCCCTGGAGCTGGTGGGCGGGTTTTCCGTGGCCGTTTTTTCCTCGGGTCAGGAGGCTTTAGAAAAGATGGCTGCCTTTGCACCTCAGCTGATTCTTCTGGATGTGATGATGCCTGGTCTGGACGGGCCAACGACCCTTGCCATGCTGAGGGAACAGGAAGGCCTTACGGATGTTCCTGCCATTTTCATGACCGCCAAGGTACAGACCCATGAAGTGGCCCGGTATGAAGCCCTTGGTGCTGTGGATGTCATTGCCAAGCCCTTTGACCCCATGACCCTTGCAGGGCAGTTAAAAGAAATCTGGGATAATCTGCCATGA
- a CDS encoding diguanylate cyclase — protein sequence MTGKEDEKRFESQMETLREGYRERLRRQLDDMIRVAENLEESLDPLPTLETLHHELHKIAGGAGVFGMPELGKKARTLELQMKGIRDRAVSGKGLPFSEIMAAIRGLSVPDTLSEKEDPLSSAQWEKPSGVRSDDLAGSEPQLLIIDSHEKRGRELVFSLRYFGYAPRHCHGLSDASSLFPHKAPDAILLSLSASENSYSSRSLAEDIREFFPEVPPLLVLSDNLDFSTRLAVSRAGGQGFFTRPLDVPKVVDRLEHLIGRRERAPYRVLIVDDEPMVAEHFCLVLRAAGMEVQREEDPARVLDMLSTFRPEVLLMDVHMAGCSGTELAGIIRMEEEWVGIPILYLSAESKMEEQIRALNSGGDDFLTKPVDDAFLVASVSAHVSRARRLAELMARDSLTGLLKHIRIKEALEVEMSRCNRDGSTLCVVMLDLDHFKRVNDTWGHSTGDRVIKALAHLLTRRLRRSDSIGRYGGEEFMAVLPGCSPEKAQVLMEEIRRNLKTIEFHAKGETFRVTCSVGIACSSLGSSPEEILQAADQALYRAKEEGRDRICMDGWSEVP from the coding sequence ATGACAGGTAAAGAGGATGAAAAGCGGTTTGAAAGCCAGATGGAAACCTTGCGGGAGGGATACCGGGAAAGGCTGCGGCGGCAGCTGGATGATATGATTCGGGTGGCTGAAAATCTGGAGGAAAGTCTGGATCCTCTTCCAACACTGGAAACCCTGCACCATGAGTTGCATAAAATTGCGGGCGGAGCCGGTGTTTTCGGTATGCCGGAGCTCGGAAAGAAGGCCAGAACCCTTGAGCTTCAGATGAAGGGTATCCGGGATCGTGCGGTTTCTGGAAAAGGTCTGCCCTTTTCCGAAATCATGGCAGCCATACGCGGACTGTCCGTACCGGATACCCTGTCTGAGAAAGAAGATCCCCTCTCTTCTGCCCAGTGGGAGAAGCCGTCAGGGGTGAGGTCTGATGATCTTGCAGGATCGGAACCCCAGTTGCTTATCATTGATTCCCATGAAAAAAGGGGCCGGGAACTTGTTTTTTCCCTTCGCTACTTCGGATATGCACCGAGGCATTGCCATGGGCTTTCTGACGCGTCTTCCCTTTTTCCCCATAAAGCACCGGATGCCATCCTGCTTTCCCTTTCGGCCAGCGAGAATTCTTACTCCAGCAGGTCGCTGGCCGAAGATATCAGAGAGTTTTTTCCGGAGGTTCCTCCCCTTCTTGTGCTGTCGGATAATCTGGACTTTTCCACCCGTCTTGCCGTGTCCAGAGCCGGAGGGCAGGGGTTTTTTACCCGGCCCCTCGATGTACCCAAGGTAGTGGACCGGCTGGAGCATCTGATCGGCAGAAGGGAAAGGGCACCCTATCGTGTGCTGATTGTAGATGATGAGCCCATGGTGGCCGAGCATTTCTGCCTTGTGCTCCGGGCGGCAGGCATGGAGGTTCAGAGGGAAGAGGATCCGGCAAGGGTACTGGATATGCTTTCCACCTTCCGGCCGGAGGTTCTTTTGATGGATGTGCATATGGCGGGTTGTTCCGGAACGGAACTGGCCGGGATTATTCGCATGGAGGAGGAGTGGGTGGGAATACCCATCCTTTATCTTTCCGCAGAAAGCAAGATGGAGGAGCAGATTCGGGCCCTGAACAGCGGTGGAGATGATTTTTTAACCAAGCCGGTAGACGATGCCTTTCTTGTGGCATCGGTTTCTGCCCATGTGTCCCGTGCCCGCCGTCTTGCGGAACTCATGGCCAGAGACAGTCTTACGGGTCTTTTAAAGCATATCCGTATCAAGGAAGCCCTGGAAGTGGAAATGAGCCGTTGTAACCGGGATGGATCTACTCTGTGTGTGGTTATGCTGGATCTGGATCATTTTAAACGAGTGAATGACACCTGGGGCCACAGTACGGGAGACAGGGTGATCAAGGCTTTGGCCCACCTCCTTACCCGCAGGCTGAGGCGCAGTGACAGCATCGGCCGTTATGGCGGTGAAGAATTCATGGCCGTGCTTCCCGGATGCAGCCCTGAAAAGGCCCAGGTACTGATGGAAGAAATACGCAGAAACTTAAAGACCATCGAGTTTCACGCAAAGGGAGAAACGTTCAGGGTTACCTGCAGCGTTGGCATAGCCTGTTCTTCTCTGGGCAGCTCACCCGAAGAAATTCTGCAGGCGGCGGATCAGGCTCTTTACAGAGCCAAGGAAGAAGGCCGCGACAGAATATGTATGGATGGATGGAGTGAAGTTCCATGA